In Desulfocurvibacter africanus subsp. africanus DSM 2603, the DNA window CGGATGAGCGGCGTGGCCATGGCCTCGCCAACGCGCATGAGGCCTCCCAGCAGACGCACACCGCGCGCCTTGCCGGATCGCACCACGCCGACCTCGCGTTCGGCCCAATCGACGGCCCCGGCCGGGCAGGCCTCGGCGCACAGTTCGCAGCCGTGGCACAGTTCCGGGAAGACCATGACTTCCCCGGCCATCCAGATGAGCGCCTTGAAGCGGCACAGCTCGATGCAGCGCCTGCATTCGGAGCCCAGGCAAGCCTTGTGGTCGATACGCGGCACGGGTTGCGTGATCCGCTGCTCCCGTTCCCAACTCGGAGCCAGGAAGATGTGGCTGTTGGGCTCCTCCACGTCGCAATCAACCAAGGCCGGCGCAAGGCCTTGGCGGGCAAGTATTACGGCTAGATTCACGGCCACGGTTGTCTTGCCCGTGCCGCCCTTGCCGCTGGCTATGGCGAGCTTCATGATTTCCTTTCCATTGAGGCTGCTTGCACTAGGCTCGGCAGAAGCCCTGTCTCCGGGCTTGCCAGAGGCGACCGCACCCCTAAGCTAGTGCATTTCATCGGCGGACCCGACCTAGTATGTAGTCGCCCACCCTCCGGCGTCCCGGCCCGTGGCTCGGACCGGGACTGATGGAGGAGCGGGTCGAGAGGCCTATTTCTCGCTCTGAGCCAGTTTGGACTTGAGCGCGGCGATCTCTGCTTCAAGGGCGGCAATGCGTTCGCCTTGAACGTCGCCGGCATCCTGCGCAAAGACGCCCTGACGGCCCAAGCCGCGACCGCGTCCCGCCATTTGCCCTCCGCCCGCGCCGGCCATGCAGCGACCGAGTCCACGTCCAGTGCGGGGTCCATTGCCGAGAGGTCCAGTTCCGTTGAAGCCAGGCATACGCATATCCTCCTTGCGCGTGTTTTGCTTCGATCTTACATAAAGCGTACCATGCTAAATTTACCATAATAGCAATAAGTTACGAACGGCACTCAGCTTGTCGTAATAAAAGCGGCTAAATTTGCGCTGTACAGCAAAGAGGTGTATCCTGTCAGAAACCTCAGCCAGGAAATGCACAGCCATGAACGAACGTAAACCCATACGCAGCTTTCCCGCGGACATCCCCTGCGAGGCCATCATGGACAGCGTGGCCGACGGCGTGTTCACCGTGGATTTGAACTGGGTCATCACCTCCTTTAACCGGGCGGCCGCGGAGATCACCGGCGTCCCGGCCGAGCAGGCCATCGGGCGCACCTGCCGCGAGGTCTTCCATTCAAGCATCTGCGACGGAGCCTGCGCCATTGGCGCCTGTCTGGCCGAGGATCGCACGGTGAGCAACAGATCCATCTCCATCATCCGCACCGATGGCGTGCGCCTGCCTGTGTCCATCAGCGCCGCGCCCCTGCGCGACGGGCGGGGCCGGGTCATCGGCGGTGTGGAGACCTTTCGCGATCTCTCGGAACTGCAGCTCATGCGCAAGGAGTTGCAAGGCCTGCACAGCCTGGAGGACATCCGCACGCGCAGCCGAGCCATCATCCGCATCCTGGACATCCTGCCACAGATCGCCGAGAGCCTTTCCACGGTGCTCGTGCTGGGTGAGTCGGGCACGGGCAAGGAGCTGCTGGCCAGGGCTATCCACAACCTGAGCCCGCGCAAGACCAAACCCTTCGTGGCCGTGAACTGCGGGGCGCTGCCCGAAAATCTCCTGGAATCCGAACTGTTCGGCTACAAGGCCGGAGCCTTCACCGATGCCCGCCGCGACAAGCCGGGCCGCTTCGGGCTGGCCCAGGGCGGGACCATCTTTCTGGACGAGATCGGCGACCTTCCCCTGGCCTTGCAGGTCAAGATCCTGCGCGTGCTGCAGGAGCGCAGCTTCGAGCCGCTGGGCGCGGTGCGCAGCGAGCCCGCCGACGTGCGCGTGGTGGCAGCCACCAACCGTGACTTGGCGGCCATGGTCGAGCGGGGCGAATTCCGCCAGGACCTCTACTACCGGCTCAACGTGGTCCAACTCCGCCTGCCGCCCCTGCGCGAACGTCCCGAGGACATTCCCCTGCTGGCCGCCCATTTCGTGGACAAGCGAAACGCCCTCATGGGCAAGGACATCCAGGGCGTGTCCGAGGACGTCATGGGCCTGCTCGCACGTTACGCCTTCCCCGGCAACGTGCGAGAGCTGGAAAACATCATCGAGTACGCCTTCATCCTTTGCTCCGGCGGCTTCATCCAGATGGAGCACCTGCCCGAATACCTGCAGCCCGCCGACCTGGGCGCGGCCCACGAGCACACAAATCCAAGGACCATGGAGGACATCCGCCACCAGGCCGTTATCGAGGCCCTGGCCCGCCACAAAGGCCGCAAGCGGCCCGCCGCCCGCGAACTGGGCATCAGCAAGGACACCCTGCGCCGCATCCTCCAGCGCGCCGGATCCGGCTAAAAATGATGCGATATAATCTATTGCGGCTCGTTTTAAGCCGCAATGCAGCATTCCACAGACCCACCCGTCTCTTATTCTACTGAGATTACATAGCTATTTTATATGGCACTCTCCATGCTAACCGGCTTTACGTATGACCGGAGCAGCATTTGATCACGCGGGGCCGACCGTACTCTGCCTCGCCTGCCACCAGGGCCGCCTAGCCACCCTGCTTGAGACAGCCACGGAGCTGCGCTTCTACAGCCTGGAGCGCGACCAGGCCGTGCTGCGCGAGGTCCGCGCCTGCTCGGGCGTTTCAGTGCGCCAGCTGGCCGAGCTGCTCGCGGTCCGTGGCGCTTCGGCGCTGATCTGCGGAGCGCTCACGGGCTGCTGCCGCATGACGCTGGAGCACCAAGGCATCACTGTCCTGCCCTGGATCGCCGGGAGCGTGGAGCAGGTGCTCGGGGCCCATACCCAAGGCAGGCTGGACACGCTGGTCATGCCGGGCTGTCCCGGCCCAACAGCGCGGAAATGCCCGCAAGGACGCAGCGCGCCCGGCAGAGGTCGCTGCCGGCAACGATTTCAACAGGAGAAGTGAACCATGAAGATCGCCGTCAGTACACAAGGCAACAGCCTGGACAGTCCGCTGGATCCGCGCTTCGGCCGGGCCTCGGGCTTCGTGATCGTGGATTCCGACACGCAGGAGCACACTTACGTGCCCAACGAGCAGAACATGAACCTGCCCCAGGGCGCGGGCATCCAGGCGGCCCAGTGCGTGGCCAATGCGGGCGCCAAGGCTGTCATCACCGGCCACGTGGGTCCCAAGGCCTATGTGGCCCTGGACCGGGGCAAAATTGCCGTCTACCTGCGCGACGGCGGCACGGCTCGGGAAGCCCTGGAGGCCTTCAAGGCCGGCAGCCTGGCCCAGGCCGGCGGGCCGGACAAGGACGGACACTGGTAAACTCGAGCTGCGGGCAAGCAGACCTCGCGGGCAGGCCGTAAATCCCCCCTATCCCGGACACCCGGGGTCAGCATGCTCGTGGTCCGGCGCACTTTGGACACATGGAATCGCAATATGGAGGAAGCATGAAGATCGCCATTCCCATCGCGGGCGGAACACTGTGCCAGCACTTCGGGCACTGCGAGCAGTTCGCCCTGCTTGATGTCGACGAGGCCGGCGGCCGCGTGGGCGCCATGAGCCTGCACATCCCGCCACCCCACGAGCCGGGCGTGTTGCCCAAATGGTTGGCCGAGCTGGGCGTGGGCCTGGTCATCGCCGGCGGCATGGGCCAGCGCGCCCAGGCCATTTTCTCCGAGCATGGGGTCAAGGTCGTGGTCGGCGCCCAGGGCGGCACGCCCCAGGAGATCGCCAAGGCCTATCTCGGAGGTATGCTGACGACCGGACCCAACGCCTGTGACCACTAGGCGAGCTTTGCAAGCACCGTTCGCTGACCCCGCGTAGGCCGGAAAACGGATGAGATGAACTCGGGGAACCGGCATCCCCTGAGTGGGTGAGATGTGGAGAGGAGCGGCTCGCTCTGGCGGAGCGACGCCCCTCTCCACAATCTTTAGGAATGCAGACCCCGAACGCCTGAACACGACTGAACGGTCACTGACCGGCGCAGGAGACACGACCATGCCGCTGTTCGATTTCCATTGCGGCCGTTGCGGCCATGTTTTCGAGGATATCGCCAAGGCCGACGACATGCCGGCCTGTCCCAAATGCGGCAACGCGGCGAACAGGCAACTTGCCGCGCCTTCGTCGCTCACGGGCAAGGCACGCTCGGCGCTGCCCGGTCCGACCGGCCATGGCTGCTGCGGCTCCCGCCCCAGTGAAGCCGGCTGCGTGCCGGGCTCATGTTGCGGCAAGGCCTGAGCAGGAGAAAATATGGAGCATGATCTGGAACTGCTGGCCTTAGACATCCAGGAGAAGATCAATGCGGAGGCGCAGGCCAAATACGGCAAGGCCGGCTTCGAGCGTTGGTTGAAAAGCGAGCGCCTGGGCCGCATGGAGGACGCGAGTTGTTGCGGCAAGCTCAAGGGCTCTTGCGGTGACACCATCGAGGTCTACCTGAAGATCGAGGGCGAGCGCATCGTGGAGGCCTCGGGCTGGTCCGACGGATGCGGTTCGAGCCAAATCTGCGCCGGACTCGCCGCCGAACTGGCCCTTGGCTCGACCCTGGATCAGGCCGCGGCCGTGGAGGCAGATACGATCCTGGAACGGCTTCCCGGCTTTCCCGCCGACGAGAGCCACTGTGCGAAACTGGCGACCGGGGCGTTGCACGAAGCAATCCACGCGTACCTCACCAAGGACGGATGACATGGAAAAGATCCTCATTATCGGCTGCAAGAAGGCCATGGACGACGTATGCATCGGCTGTTCGCGTTGCCTGGTGGGATTTAACCGTCGCGAGGGCGTTTTCGGGATGTATCAGAGCGCCGAGGCGGAGGTCATGGGCCTGCTCAACTGCGGAGACTGCCCTGGAGCGACCATCGTCACCCGGCTGGCCCAGGTCAAGCTGTGGAACGCTCCGCTTGGCGAAAAGCCCACGGCCATTCATGTGGGGCCGTGCATTACCGACCATTGCCCATACAAGGAGACTCTCCTGGCCAAGATCAAAGCCAAGGCGGGCATTCCGGTCATCGAAGGCACGCACCCTTACCTGCCCAAGGACATTTTCGCCTGACAGGAACAAGAATCATTATATTTTAACTGTTCCATGCAGTCGCGGGTTTGTCCGTGCACATGCATGAAAGAGGATACATATGAATAATGAGTGCAGCAGCTGCGGAGAGAGCGGGAATTGCACCTCTCAAAAAGAGGGCAAGGATTGCGGAAAGAAGGCGCAAAGCCCAGAGGATCTCCAACTGTCCGAAAACCTCGGCCGGATCACGAACAAGATCGTGGTCATGTCCGGCAAGGGCGGCGTAGGCAAGTCCACTGTGGCCGTGAACATTGCCCTTGCCTTGGCCCTGGCCGGCAAAAAAGTCGGCCTGCTGGACGTGGACGTGCACGGCCCCAGCGTTCCCCGGCTTCTGAGCCTTTCCGACCAGCAGGCTCATATCGAAAAGGACTATATCGAGCCCATTCCTTGGAGCAAGAACCTGTGGGTCATGTCCCTCGGTTTCCTTATGCCCAACCGGGATGAGGCGGTCATCTGGCGCGGCCCGGTGAAGACAGGCCTCATCCGCCAATTCCTGCAGAACGTGGCCTGGGGCGAGCTGGATTTCCTGATCGTTGACTGCCCTCCAGGCACGGGTGACGAACCGCTCACGATCATGCAGCTCCTGGGCACGGAAGCCAAATCGGTCATCGTCACCACCCCGCAGATGCTGGCCATCGACGATGTGCGCCGGTCCATCACCTTCTGCAAACGCACCGGCAGCCAGATTCTAGGTGTTGTGGAAAATATGAGCGGTTTCGTCTGCCCCGAGTGCGGCAAGCGTCACGAGATTTTCAAGTCCGGCGCCGGCGAGCGGATGGCCCAGGAAATGAGCGTGCCGTTCCTCGGCCGCATTCCGGTGGACCCGGAACTGGCCCGCGCCGGCGACGAGGGCTTCGCCTACGTCAAGGTCTACCCAGACAGCGAGACATCCAGGGTCATGCGCGAGATCGTCCAGCCCATGCTCGAGCTGCAAGCCGTGACAGCCTAGATGCCCTGTTGGCCTCAAGGGGTGCTGGTTGAGTCAGTCACAACCATTCACCCCTGGGCCAATATGGCATTTATGAGTAATCTTTATTGAAATGATAAGCGGCTTGGCAATCCAAGCAGGTTCTCAAGTCGCAAGCGGGGAAATCCTCTTTGACCAACGAAGAAGCTGCAACTGTAAGTGCCCGCAATGGTCACGGCGGGTGTCTGTTGTGTGGAACCCACAATCCTAGGTCCATGAATCTGTCCTTTCTGGCGACAGAAGATGGCGAAGTTAGAACACAATTCCAGACGCATACTGAACTCCAAGGATATGACGGCATCCTTCATGGTGGCATCATCGCCTCGTTACTGGACTCGGCCATGACACACTGCCTTTTTCATGCTGAAGTGCAAGCGGTTACTGGGGATCTTCACGTACGTTTTGTGCAGTCGGTTCCCTGTGACGTCTCTTTGGAAATACGCGCTTGGATACTGACTTCTTATCCGCCGCTATATCGCCTCAGAGCTGAAATCACGCTGGAGAAGCGGCTCATGGCCTGGGCCGAGGCCAAATTCATGCAGCGGAGGGTCTCAAGCTGACTTCGGCCAGCCCGACCGCCGTGCCTGCCATGTTCCTCAGCAACCCATCGCACAGGCGCGGCGGCGGCCTCATCACGCTTCGGTTCGTGAAGAGGTTTTGTTGGTGGCTATAAACCGCTGGGCGCTCGAGCATGGTGTGCGCTTTGAGTTTACTCCGCCAAGGCAAGCTTCTAATAAAGTTACATTCTTTAAGTTACATATCCCTCTCGCGTTCCCTTTCAAGAGGAACTCCCAAAACCTCGTAAGCCTTTTGCCACCCTTCCCGACCGAAGCGCCTAGCATTGGGCTGTGGTCGGACTACTTGGATTCAAATGGCTAAGCATCTGCTCGATATCAGGTCGATATCAGGCTGGTTCCAACCATCGCCCTGGATAGCCAATCGACCGGCAATATGCCGAGTCCCGTTAAATCCTAAAGGCTTCATATCGGCTTGCCCAAAGGGTCCTGCCTCCAGATTTGCGTTTGGTGCATGTTCCCCTGCGGAATGCTTGACGCTTGCCGGCTGCAAAAACTGGGAGCTTCTCGCGTTAGGCGCCGTGATGCGCCAGCTTAAAATCTTGTTGACTATTTAGGCGGATTTTGCTCTTAAAATAAGAATCAAAATTAATTAAGAATGTATATCAAAATCATTCCGAAACAAGAACGCCAAGGAGTAGAAACAGATGAGTAAATGGAAATGCCCATGCGGGTATGTGTACGACCCGGAAGAAGGGGACACCGAGCATGGCGTCCAGCCCGGAACGAAGTTCGAAGACATCCCTGCCGACTGGGTCTGTCCATGGTGCGGGGCCGAGAAAGAGTACTTTGAGGAAGTGGGCTAGCCCAAGGAGAAAGCCATGGCCAAGATGAAGGACGGCTGCGTGGTTCCCGCCAAGGGACCGATTCAACCTGATCCGCCTGATCAGCAGGTGGAATCGCGGGCGGTTCCGCCGCAACCCAAAAAGGAGAATGCAATGGTCGCCAAGGTCGGCAAGGCTGCGCCTGATTTCGAGGCGTCAGCTTTCACGGGCAAGGGATTCGAGAACATCAAGCTTTCGGACTATCGGGGCAAGTGGGTGGTGCTTTGCTTCTACCCCGGTGATTTCACGTTTGTATGACCCACGGAGCTTGCGGCGGTCGCCGCGAAGCATGACGATCTCACCAACCTGGGTGTCCAGGTGCTGTCTGTAAGCACGGACAGCCGCTTCACGCACAAGATCTGGCAGGAAGAAGAGCTTTCGAAAATGGTTCCGGGCGGCGTTCCCTTCGCCATGCTCTCGGATTCAGGCGGAAAGATCGGCGAAGCTTATGGAGTCTATGACGAGGCTGCCGGCGTGGACATTCGCGGCAGGTTCCTCATCGATCCCGATGGAATCATCCAGGCCATGGAGGTCATGGCTCCGCCGGTGGGCCGAAGCGTGTCGGAGCTGATTCGGCAGGTGCAGGCCTTCCAGCATGTCCGGGCAACGGGCGAAGTGACTCCTGCGGGATGGCGTCCAGGTAAGCAGACCTTGAAACCCACCCCTGAACTCGCCGGCAAGGTCTGGAAGGAATGGAAGGTGGAGAACGCCACCGAGCAGTAACCAAGGAGCATAGGCATGTACTTCAAGCAGATCGCCGTGCCCGGCCTGGGGTGCTTTTCCTACGCTATCGGTTGTCCCGCCGCCAGGGCCATGGCCGTGGTGGATCCCAAGCGCGACATCCAGGACTATCTGGATATTGCCCGTGACGAGGGCATGCGCATCACGCACGTCATCGAGACCCATGTGCACGCGGATCACGTGAGCGGCAACCGCGACCTGCGCGAAGCCACGGGCGCGGACATTTACTTCCATGAGAGCGCGCCCGTGAAATTCGAACACAAGGCCCTGCGCGAGGGGGATATCATCGAGATCGGCGCCGCGCGCATGGAGGTGCTCCACACTCCGGGGCACACGCCAAACTCCATCTCGCTGCTGGTCACGGACAAGCAGCGCTCGGCCGAGCCGGGCATGCTCCTCACCGGCGACCTGCTCTTCGTGGGCGACATCGGCCGGCCGGACCTGCCCGGAGCCGAGATCCTCAATGAGCAGGTCGCCAACCTTTACGAAAGCCTGTACGTGAAACTCGCGCGCCACCCCGACCACATGGAGGTCTACCCAGCCCACGGTCAGGGCTCCCTGTGCGGGCGAGGCATGAGCGCCAAGCAGAGCAGCACCCTCGGCTATGAGCGCCGGGCCAACCCCATGCTCAGCTTCGCCTCCTTCGAGGAATTCCGAAGCGAGGTCCTGGGGCAGTTCCCGATCCGGCCCAAGAGCTTCAGCCACATCATCGGCACGAACATGGCCGGCGCGCCGCTTACCGATCAATGCCCGCTGGAGCGATCCCTGAGCCCGGAGCAGTTCGAGCGGGCCATGGCCGAGGGCATGACGGTCATCGACACGCGCGACGCCGCGGCCTTCGGCGGTTTCCATCTCCCCGGCAGCCTTAACATCGGCTTCGAGAAGCAACTCGCCAATTGGGTTGGCATGGCCGTGGAGCCCGGCACCGACATACTGTTCGTGGTAGAGAGCCGCGAGCGTTACGAGGACATGCGTCGCGAACTCCTGCGCATCGGCTACGACCAGGTGCACGGCTGGCTGGCCGGCGGGATGTCCGCCTGGCTGCTCAGCGGCCGGCCTGTCGAAAGCCTGGCCCAGATCTCGGCCGCCGATCTCCGTAAACGCCTGGACTCTGGCGAGGCTCTGCGTGTGCTGGACGTGCGCACGCCAGGCGAGCGAGCCGCCGGGCACATTCCCCAGGCACGCCACACTCCGCTCATGGATGTGCTCGACAGCACGGGAAACGGCCTGGGTCTGCCCAAGGACGAGGAGATCATCGTGACCTGCGGCTCGGGCTACCGCTCCAATATCGCGGGAAGCCATCTGCAACGCCAGGGCTATGCCAAGATCAGCTCCCTGGCCGGCGGATTCCTGGCCTGGAGCCGGGCGGGCAATCCAGTGGCGAGGTAATCGGCCACAGCAGATTGGAAAATCGAAGCGACTCGACAGCAGTCCGAAGGTGTTTTTTCTCGACCCGAAAACGCTTGGCCGGAGAGCTCACTCCGGCATTGCGTCGATGTCGATGAGCCCGAGCCGGGCTGCATAGCGGACAAGATCGGCGAGATTCTTCAGGCCGAGCTTGCTCATGATATTGGCGCGATGGTTCTCGACCGTCTTGCGCGTGATGAACAGCTTGCCGGCGATGGCGGACGAGGTCCAGCCGTCGGCCAAGAGGCGCATGATCTGCTGCTCCCGTTGGGTAAGGCTGCCGTAAGCAGAATCGGTCATCTGGGCGCGCCTGGTCGAGAATTCGAGAAGCTTCTGGACGACCTTGGGCGAGATGGCGCTGTCCAGGTACTGCTGTTCCCTGGTCACGGCATCGAGAGCCTGGAGCAGCCGCTCGGCCGTGGATTCCTTGACCAGATAGCCCTCCGCCCCGGCCTTGAAGGCCGCCGCTATGAGATCGAGTTTGGCGTGCATGCTGACCACGACTATGTGCACCGTGGGGAGATGAGTCTTGAATTGCTCGATCAGGTCCAGACCGCTCCCGTCCGGCAGGGAGAGGTCGAGAAGAATGATCTCCGGCTTGACCGAACGCGCAAGCTGCAACGCCTCGACGCCGCTTCCGGCTTCGGCGGAGACAACGTAGCGCGGATCGCGGGATACGATTGCCTTGAGGCCCTCGCGGAACAGGGGGTGGTCGTCGATAACCAGCAGTCGCTTGGCTTGGCTCATTGCTTCTCCTTGCACGGGACTTCCGCCGTGATCTTGGTTCCCGCACCAGGTTTCGAGCGAATGATCAGGCGGCCTCCGAGCAGCCTGGCCCGCTCCTGCATGTTCCACAGCCCCATGCGCTTATCTTCCGGCGCATCCGTCTGCCGCGCATCCATGTCGAATCCCCGGCCGGTGTCCTCGATGCGCAGCAGGATATGCGGGTAGGAGGCGATGAGCCTGACCCGAGCCCGCGTGGCCCCGGCGTGCTTGCGCACGTTGGCCAGGGCCTCCTGGATGATCCGGTACAGGTTTATCTGCGTCTCGAAATCCAGGTGCAAGTCATCCATGCCGTCGGCGAAGAAGTCGACCTGTATCCCGTGGCGGGTGGAAAATTCCTCGCAATGGCGGAAAGCCGTGGCCACCAGACCGAGCTGTTCAAGACCCGGAGGCAGGAGATCGTAGGAGAGATCACGCACCCCCGCGATGATGGCGGCCAGCCGGGTGGACATGAAGGACAGGTCGTCCCTCAGCTTGGATTCCGGCAGAGCTTCTTCGGCCAGCAGGGATTCGATGCCCAGACGCTGCATGGAGAGCTCCTGGGCCACGTTGTCGTGCAGTTCCCTGGCAATGCGCTGGCGCTCGCATTCCTGGGCCTTGATGAGCTCGCGGGAGAGCACGCGCACATGCTCCTCCGTCCGCTTGGATTCGAGAATGCGTGACAGCCTATCCGCCACTGCATCGATAAGGCTCCGCTCTTCTTTCAGAAAAGGGCCTTCGCCACCCTCGCCCATGGCCGGGCGCTCCTCCAGGTAGCGGACTTCGACGCTTCCGGCCTGCTCGCCATGCACGAGGAGCGGACTCGACTGACGCCAGCGCGCGCGCCTGTAGTTGGCCGTGACGTAGGTGCGTCCACCGGCCACGATCTTCACGCAGGTGATCTCGGGATATTGCCAGGACGTGGCGACGATCTCGACAACCCCCTGAAAAAGCTCATCCTGGGAGATATCCCTACGTCCTGCCAGTCGGGTAATGGCATATAGGCAGTGCAGCTCCTTGATCCGCTCGCGCAGCGCTCGCAGAGCCTGCTCGTGTTCCCCCTTGAGGGCGTGGAAATCGGCTTCCCTGCGGCGCAGTTCGGCGATCTCCAGGAGTAGCTCGACCTTGGTCTTGTTCTTGTCGCTCACGTTCCGCCCCTCGGATGAGTCCGGCGACCATAAATAACCACCCTTCCAGGCTTTGTCAGCCTGGAAGGGTGGACGCTTGCGAACAGGCCGTGCGCCAAGGGCGACACGTCGGCAAAGCTAGGAATTGAGGATCCGCCGCGCTATCTCATCCTGGACTTCAGTGATGAACGGGATGCCGGTCTCGTGCTCCGTTTCCCTGTTCGCCGCAGTGATGTCCTCGCGAGTGATGTCGCGCACCGAAAACTTGCGCGCTCCGGCCAGGAGCTGCTGCAGGCCCGCGGAGAGCTTGTCAGCCATGGTCCATATGGCCATGGCGCCGTAAGGAATCTCCTTCATCTGCTCCGGGCCGACCTTCTTCTGCAGGTCATAGTAGCCGGCGAAAATCTTCTCCGGCTTGTCGCCGATCTCGGCCACGGTCTTGGGCAGGGTCTCCCAGTTGCCGCTCACGCGCTCGCGGCGCTCGGGATGCAGAGCGCCTTCGATGTTCGCGCCCAGGAAACCGGGCACCATCATGCCGCGGCCCATGCAGATGAGCTTCACGAACGGTGCGCCCAGGGCCAGGCCCTTGAAGATCTGGTCTTCCTTGCCGAAGCCTCCGGCAAAGGACAGGTCCACGACGCGCTGGCCGCGGGCGGCGAGCATGGAGGCGTATTCGTAGGCCTTAGCGTGCAGGAGGAGGGAGGGCACGCCCCAGCTTTCCATCATGTTCCAGGGGCTCATGCCCGTGCCGCCGCCGGAGCCGTCGATGGTCAGCAGTTCGAGCTTGGCATCGGAGGCGAACTTGATGGCCATGGCCAGGGCTTCCATGCCGTAGGACCCGGTCTTGAGCGAGATGCGCTTGAAGCCGAGCTTGCGCAGGTAGTCCACGGAGAGCATGAAGTTCTCGCGTACCTGCTCGACCGTGGAGAGCTCGGTGTAGCCGAGGCGGCTGTGGCGGGCGAAGGAGTGGAAGGCCCCGCTGTTGAAGGACTCCTGGACCTCGGGTTTCTCGGGATCGGGATCGACCAGGTAGCCGCGCTTCTTGAGGAACAGGGCGTAATCGAGGCTGGTGACCTTGATCTCGCCGCCGATATTCTTGGCGCCTTGGCCCCACTTGAGCTCGATGAACACGTCATCGCCGTACTTGTCGATGACATACTCGGCTACGCCGTTGCGTGTATCCTCGACGTTCAGCTGGACGATGATGGCGCCGTAGCCGTCGTACCAGCGCTTGTAGATCTCGACGCGGCGGTCGAGTTCAGGGGCCTTGGATATGCGCCCGTTCTGCAGTTCCGCCCGGCGGTCCACGCCAACCACGTTCTCGCCCACGACGATGGGAATGCCCACCAGGGCGCAGCCCACGGCGAAGGAATCCCAATACTTGGCGGCGATAAAGGTCGAGCCCAGCGCGCCGGTCATGAACGGCAAGCGGGCCTTGGTCTTCGTGCCGTTGCCGAATTCTGTCTCCAGGCTCACATTAGTGAACAGACAGTCGTCGGGGCTATTCGTAAGCCCGTTGTTCATTCCGCGCGCGCCGTAGCTGAAGCCCTGTACGCGCAAGGAATTGTAGCAGACGCCGACATGGTGCGTATTGCCGCTGCCGGCCGTGATCAGGCCGAAATCCCTGGGATAGAGCAGGCTGCGTCCCTTTAGGCTCGATAGCCAGGTCTCACATTTGCCCATGCAATCGGCTCTGCATAGAGTGCACAGTCCCGACTCCGTGGGATTGCCTCGATTCATGGTGCCCAGCACGTCATTTGCCTTGGACCACTGCATACATCCTCCTGCTCTTTCGAGAGGCTCGCGTCGTCGGATACCGTATTCTGTCACCCCGAATTTCGCGCGCCCGGGGACTTTGCCCCGATTGTGTTATGGGAACGCGCCTATATCCCAAATGGCTACCTGCGGGTCGATAGGGGAAAGGTG includes these proteins:
- a CDS encoding PaaI family thioesterase, whose amino-acid sequence is MTNEEAATVSARNGHGGCLLCGTHNPRSMNLSFLATEDGEVRTQFQTHTELQGYDGILHGGIIASLLDSAMTHCLFHAEVQAVTGDLHVRFVQSVPCDVSLEIRAWILTSYPPLYRLRAEITLEKRLMAWAEAKFMQRRVSS
- a CDS encoding rubredoxin — its product is MSKWKCPCGYVYDPEEGDTEHGVQPGTKFEDIPADWVCPWCGAEKEYFEEVG
- the prxU gene encoding thioredoxin-dependent peroxiredoxin (Most members of this family contain a selenocysteine.); its protein translation is MAKMKDGCVVPAKGPIQPDPPDQQVESRAVPPQPKKENAMVAKVGKAAPDFEASAFTGKGFENIKLSDYRGKWVVLCFYPGDFTFVUPTELAAVAAKHDDLTNLGVQVLSVSTDSRFTHKIWQEEELSKMVPGGVPFAMLSDSGGKIGEAYGVYDEAAGVDIRGRFLIDPDGIIQAMEVMAPPVGRSVSELIRQVQAFQHVRATGEVTPAGWRPGKQTLKPTPELAGKVWKEWKVENATEQ
- a CDS encoding MBL fold metallo-hydrolase, with the translated sequence MYFKQIAVPGLGCFSYAIGCPAARAMAVVDPKRDIQDYLDIARDEGMRITHVIETHVHADHVSGNRDLREATGADIYFHESAPVKFEHKALREGDIIEIGAARMEVLHTPGHTPNSISLLVTDKQRSAEPGMLLTGDLLFVGDIGRPDLPGAEILNEQVANLYESLYVKLARHPDHMEVYPAHGQGSLCGRGMSAKQSSTLGYERRANPMLSFASFEEFRSEVLGQFPIRPKSFSHIIGTNMAGAPLTDQCPLERSLSPEQFERAMAEGMTVIDTRDAAAFGGFHLPGSLNIGFEKQLANWVGMAVEPGTDILFVVESRERYEDMRRELLRIGYDQVHGWLAGGMSAWLLSGRPVESLAQISAADLRKRLDSGEALRVLDVRTPGERAAGHIPQARHTPLMDVLDSTGNGLGLPKDEEIIVTCGSGYRSNIAGSHLQRQGYAKISSLAGGFLAWSRAGNPVAR
- a CDS encoding response regulator, coding for MSQAKRLLVIDDHPLFREGLKAIVSRDPRYVVSAEAGSGVEALQLARSVKPEIILLDLSLPDGSGLDLIEQFKTHLPTVHIVVVSMHAKLDLIAAAFKAGAEGYLVKESTAERLLQALDAVTREQQYLDSAISPKVVQKLLEFSTRRAQMTDSAYGSLTQREQQIMRLLADGWTSSAIAGKLFITRKTVENHRANIMSKLGLKNLADLVRYAARLGLIDIDAMPE
- a CDS encoding sensor histidine kinase, which gives rise to MSDKNKTKVELLLEIAELRRREADFHALKGEHEQALRALRERIKELHCLYAITRLAGRRDISQDELFQGVVEIVATSWQYPEITCVKIVAGGRTYVTANYRRARWRQSSPLLVHGEQAGSVEVRYLEERPAMGEGGEGPFLKEERSLIDAVADRLSRILESKRTEEHVRVLSRELIKAQECERQRIARELHDNVAQELSMQRLGIESLLAEEALPESKLRDDLSFMSTRLAAIIAGVRDLSYDLLPPGLEQLGLVATAFRHCEEFSTRHGIQVDFFADGMDDLHLDFETQINLYRIIQEALANVRKHAGATRARVRLIASYPHILLRIEDTGRGFDMDARQTDAPEDKRMGLWNMQERARLLGGRLIIRSKPGAGTKITAEVPCKEKQ
- a CDS encoding glutamate synthase-related protein; translated protein: MQWSKANDVLGTMNRGNPTESGLCTLCRADCMGKCETWLSSLKGRSLLYPRDFGLITAGSGNTHHVGVCYNSLRVQGFSYGARGMNNGLTNSPDDCLFTNVSLETEFGNGTKTKARLPFMTGALGSTFIAAKYWDSFAVGCALVGIPIVVGENVVGVDRRAELQNGRISKAPELDRRVEIYKRWYDGYGAIIVQLNVEDTRNGVAEYVIDKYGDDVFIELKWGQGAKNIGGEIKVTSLDYALFLKKRGYLVDPDPEKPEVQESFNSGAFHSFARHSRLGYTELSTVEQVRENFMLSVDYLRKLGFKRISLKTGSYGMEALAMAIKFASDAKLELLTIDGSGGGTGMSPWNMMESWGVPSLLLHAKAYEYASMLAARGQRVVDLSFAGGFGKEDQIFKGLALGAPFVKLICMGRGMMVPGFLGANIEGALHPERRERVSGNWETLPKTVAEIGDKPEKIFAGYYDLQKKVGPEQMKEIPYGAMAIWTMADKLSAGLQQLLAGARKFSVRDITREDITAANRETEHETGIPFITEVQDEIARRILNS